In the genome of Perca fluviatilis chromosome 4, GENO_Pfluv_1.0, whole genome shotgun sequence, one region contains:
- the LOC120557818 gene encoding Krueppel-like factor 15 isoform X2: protein MVDNSPVSKGTFLPSSGASHPYRLSDMVTDLSSYQVMPSPFSEDDLSESSSPRSCSSPDSQVLSSSYGSNSSAESQDSILDHLLSQASLGGANSMLAGSEAPIALSTFLWDSRRDEPSKHEPVKEEHFDFLTWSNVETEEQLVGSFQPTLEEIEEFLEENMEVVTMKQEIREGCPGLGVGLEEALGLEVGLEWCTDTSPEPKLEPEATAAPTATKTTHESSTGAKKALANNTSSADSGTNSSGMPVILQIQPLEIKQEPTVAPLTPVAQPPPPAPASDIKIAQLLVNIQGQTFALVPHILPSPSLNVSSKFVRIAPIPIAAKPLGLGDCSASQGSGVLLGGQKFQKNPVADLLKMHKCTFPGCTKMYTKSSHLKAHLRRHTGEKPFACSWQGCGWRSLVRATLFNWAGVLRFLNADLTPTFF from the coding sequence ATGGTAGATAACTCTCCAGTTAGCAAGGGGACTTTTCTTCCCTCCAGCGGCGCTTCACACCCCTACCGGCTGTCTGACATGGTGACAGACCTGAGCTCCTACCAGGTGATGCCGTCACCGTTTTCGGAGGACGACCTGAGCGAGTCGTCCAGCCCCCGTTCCTGTTCCAGCCCGGACTCCCAGGTGCTCAGCTCCAGCTACGGCAGCAACTCTAGTGCTGAGAGCCAGGACAGCATTCTGGATCACCTGCTGTCCCAGGCGTCTTTAGGAGGTGCCAACAGTATGCTAGCAGGGTCTGAGGCACCTATAGCATTATCCACCTTCTTGTGGGACTCACGGAGAGATGAGCCCTCCAAACACGAGCCTGTAAAGGAGGAACATTTTGACTTCCtaacctggtccaatgtggagACAGAGGAACAACTTGTAGGGTCCTTCCAGCCCACACTGGAAGAGATTGAAGAATTCCTGGAGGAGAATATGGAGGTGGTAACAATGAAGCAGGAAATCCGAGAGGGTTGTCCGGGGTTGGGAGTGGGACTGGAAGAGGCTCTTGGTCTAGAAGTTGGCTTGGAGTGGTGCACGGACACCTCCCCTGAGCCTAAGCTAGAGCCAGAGGCCACTGCTGCCCCCACTGCGACCAAAACTACGCATGAATCCAGCACAGGGGCCAAGAAGGCATTagccaacaacacctcatcagcAGACAGTGGCACAAACAGTAGTGGGATGCCGGTCATCCTACAGATTCAGCCTCTTGAGATCAAGCAGGAGCCCACAGTAGCGCCTCTTACCCCAGTAGCCCAGCCTCCACCGCCTGCCCCAGCCTCAGACATCAAAATTGCACAGCTATTGGTCAACATCCAAGGTCAGACCTTTGCCCTGGTGCCCCACATCCTGCCTTCTCCCAGCCTTAACGTCTCCTCCAAGTTTGTCCGCATTGCTCCCATCCCCATTGCAGCCAAGCCTCTTGGGCTCGGGGATTGCTCAGCCAGCCAGGGCTCAGGGGTTCTTCTTGGAGGTCAAAAGTTCCAGAAGAACCCAGTGGCGGATCTTCTCAAAATGCACAAATGTACTTTTCCTGGCTGCACCAAGATGTACACCAAGAGCAGCCACCTGAAGGCCCACCTGAGGAGGCACACGGGGGAAAAGCCTTTCGCCTGCAGCTGGCAGGGCTGTGGATGGAG
- the LOC120557818 gene encoding Krueppel-like factor 15 isoform X3, whose protein sequence is MVDNSPVSKGTFLPSSGASHPYRLSDMVTDLSSYQVMPSPFSEDDLSESSSPRSCSSPDSQVLSSSYGSNSSAESQDSILDHLLSQASLGGANSMLAGSEAPIALSTFLWDSRRDEPSKHEPVKEEHFDFLTWSNVETEEQLVGSFQPTLEEIEEFLEENMEVVTMKQEIREGCPGLGVGLEEALGLEVGLEWCTDTSPEPKLEPEATAAPTATKTTHESSTGAKKALANNTSSADSGTNSSGMPVILQIQPLEIKQEPTVAPLTPVAQPPPPAPASDIKIAQLLVNIQGQTFALVPHILPSPSLNVSSKFVRIAPIPIAAKPLGLGDCSASQGSGVLLGGQKFQKNPVADLLKMHKCTFPGCTKMYTKSSHLKAHLRRHTGEKPFACSWQGCGWRFQERKTIQKT, encoded by the coding sequence ATGGTAGATAACTCTCCAGTTAGCAAGGGGACTTTTCTTCCCTCCAGCGGCGCTTCACACCCCTACCGGCTGTCTGACATGGTGACAGACCTGAGCTCCTACCAGGTGATGCCGTCACCGTTTTCGGAGGACGACCTGAGCGAGTCGTCCAGCCCCCGTTCCTGTTCCAGCCCGGACTCCCAGGTGCTCAGCTCCAGCTACGGCAGCAACTCTAGTGCTGAGAGCCAGGACAGCATTCTGGATCACCTGCTGTCCCAGGCGTCTTTAGGAGGTGCCAACAGTATGCTAGCAGGGTCTGAGGCACCTATAGCATTATCCACCTTCTTGTGGGACTCACGGAGAGATGAGCCCTCCAAACACGAGCCTGTAAAGGAGGAACATTTTGACTTCCtaacctggtccaatgtggagACAGAGGAACAACTTGTAGGGTCCTTCCAGCCCACACTGGAAGAGATTGAAGAATTCCTGGAGGAGAATATGGAGGTGGTAACAATGAAGCAGGAAATCCGAGAGGGTTGTCCGGGGTTGGGAGTGGGACTGGAAGAGGCTCTTGGTCTAGAAGTTGGCTTGGAGTGGTGCACGGACACCTCCCCTGAGCCTAAGCTAGAGCCAGAGGCCACTGCTGCCCCCACTGCGACCAAAACTACGCATGAATCCAGCACAGGGGCCAAGAAGGCATTagccaacaacacctcatcagcAGACAGTGGCACAAACAGTAGTGGGATGCCGGTCATCCTACAGATTCAGCCTCTTGAGATCAAGCAGGAGCCCACAGTAGCGCCTCTTACCCCAGTAGCCCAGCCTCCACCGCCTGCCCCAGCCTCAGACATCAAAATTGCACAGCTATTGGTCAACATCCAAGGTCAGACCTTTGCCCTGGTGCCCCACATCCTGCCTTCTCCCAGCCTTAACGTCTCCTCCAAGTTTGTCCGCATTGCTCCCATCCCCATTGCAGCCAAGCCTCTTGGGCTCGGGGATTGCTCAGCCAGCCAGGGCTCAGGGGTTCTTCTTGGAGGTCAAAAGTTCCAGAAGAACCCAGTGGCGGATCTTCTCAAAATGCACAAATGTACTTTTCCTGGCTGCACCAAGATGTACACCAAGAGCAGCCACCTGAAGGCCCACCTGAGGAGGCACACGGGGGAAAAGCCTTTCGCCTGCAGCTGGCAGGGCTGTGGATGGAG